From the Parus major isolate Abel chromosome 1A, Parus_major1.1, whole genome shotgun sequence genome, the window CTCTGAACGGCCGGGACGGGAGAGCCCCGCGGAGCCCCGGGGGGAGGTGGGCACGGCCCTGCAGCGGTGGCTGCCGCTCTGAACTTCTTCCAGCCCTTTGATCCCCGTGTTTCCCTGCCGCTGGCACCCTGCGCAGTGCCTCGTCCCTCTAAATCCGCCTGGCTGACGGGGCACTCGCGATCCTTCTGCATGAGGGCTGTGGGTCTCTATCTCCTCGTCCAGTCACCATGGTTGCAGCGCGAGTGCTCAGTTGCGCTTGACTACAGAAATTTGGCGGTCTTGTTAAAGAATGGAGGTTTACTGCTTGCCGTAGTTCAGTAATGCGATGCCGTAATTGTAGAAAAACTGCTCGGTGCTTAGTTTCTCTTTCACCTGCGGAAGTCTCTGCCCtacaaaatatttgttgttCTTTATAAGTGTACGTACCGTGCAGAGTAAAGGTGCAGGGAGGGAATCATTAACGTGTTTCACTTGACCCGTTAGAGACGGGTTGAGTTGGAGACGCTGCAGTTGTGCAAGAGACTCGTGGACTGCTGTCACAAATGGTATTGTGGGGACTCTGGGATGAGGCATAATGATTTCAATTTAGCTGAGACATTAAATAGGATTCTTTACCAATTTTCTTATTGTAGCCTGGTATGTGCCATGTCTAGCTTCACTTGAGACCCTCCAAGAATTATGTAGGAAGGAAAATCTCACATGTAAATCCATTGGAATCACCAACAGGAGTCTAAAGAGTTATGAGGTGGAATATTTGTGTGACTACAAGGTAGAAGAGGTAAGAGAAACACAGACCAATTTGATCActctttctgctgaaatttgGAAGCAAGCCAAAGGTACTTTTGCTCATAATATaaagcagcaggcagtgagGACAAAGCTTTTGCTGGCAtcaaattaaacatattttaaactttGAACTGTAAACAGAAAGTGGTATAAACTGCTACTTTCAGTATGTGAAAGGAAGATCTTTTCCTGAAATTACAGATATGTTAGAATATGAAATGTTTCATCTTTGTGTAACTGATGCTGATGCTTTAGGGTGATAGCTAAGTATGAATTATGATGCCTCTCCTTTATTTGCAGACAGCCATGTGTATTTCTCTCTTGATTCTTTTAGTCTGTTTGATAAAGAATTAGGGCCATGTGCTGCAGAtggatttctgtgaaattcagtcTCAGGATTTGTCCTTGTTACAgttatttgtccttttttaatAAGTGTAAAATGTATGCTGCTTCATTGTAAATACAATATTACATGTATCAAATTAATTACTGTTCTGGGACAATGGTTGATATGACCAGTAGTGggttttagacttttttttttgctaaattttggatttattttttttgttctgtatgTGATACGACTGCATTCTGCTTGTGCATACGAGTCATACAGCGAGTTAGCATAACTTACCACCTGCCTTGACAAACtagcctcctcctcctccaggtaTGCGTTAGCAATTAGAGTTCATCCCAACTTTTGATTTCTTTGCCTCTAGAGAGTCTGCAAAGTTGTGCTATAAGTtaatttgcaaacaaaaaactgatttttctctttctccccacttgttttttttttatggggaCATCAAGGCCTTCTGCCCTGTGTGCTGATCCTTAACTCCAGAGCTCTTGTGTTGTCTGTGTTCTCTGTGATGCtggatttcagcagcaaaaactCTGGCTAAATCTGTatctgtttctgtatttcaagGGCAAAGCATACTATCTTGTGAAATGGAAAGGATGGCCAGAATCTTCAAATACTTGGGAACCTCAGAAACATCTGAACTGCCCTCTGCTTATTCAGAACTTTCTTAGAGACAAGAACGAATACTTGTCTCGGGGGAGAGAAGGCAAAGCAATGAAAGTGAGAAACCATGTTAAAACTTTGAAACCTGCAATTGCAGATTATATTGTAAAGAAGGCTAAACAAAGAATAGCTCTGCAGAGGTGGAAAGAAGAACTCAACAGGAAGAAGAATCACAAAGCAATGATTCTGGTAGAAAACACCGTGGATCTTGAAGGCCCTCCTGTAGACTTCTACTATATCAATGAATATAAACCTGCTCCAGGAATAAATGTGCTCAATGGAATAACAACTGGCTGTGAATGTGCTGACTGCCCTGCTGAGAAGTGCTGTCCAAAAGAGGCTGGGTTTATTTTAGCTTACAATAAACGTAAGAAATTGAAAATCCAGCCTGGCTTGCCCATCTATGAATGCAATTCATATTGTAGGTGTGGGCCTGACTGCCCGAATAGGATTGTACAGAAAGGGACCCCGTATTCCCTCTGCATCTTCAGAACCAACAATGGCCGTGGCTGGGGAGTAAAAACCCTCCAGAGAATTAAAACCAACAGTTTTGTGATGGAGTATGTTGGAGAGGTGGGTATGTATTTATCTCACATAGGTGAATTACATACAATCAAGGAAATGTTAGATAAAATCTTAATGAGCTTTCTCTCAGTTTTAACATTTCTTGACTTGTTCACCCAGAGAGTGgtcagacactggaacaggctctccaggcAGGTGATCACAGCAACAAGGCTGACAGAGTTCATGGGGTGTTTGGACAATactcaggcacatggtgtgattcctGGGGAGGGCCAGGACTTGGTGATCCTTGTGGGactcttccagctcaggatattctgtgattctagtATTTATTAGATCAGTCTGCTTTTGAGTAGACAGATAAAAGAACATTCAAGTCAACAGCAAAATTATGTTGTCTAGAACATTCCTTCATTCCAGAGCAGTTGTAAAAGGTCAAAAGTAAAGAGAATATTTATCTCCTATGGTGctaaagaattattttagatACATGCCCTAATAGTGTTTCTGAAGGCAAgtccttaatttctttcatgCAATCatattcttcattcttttctgATCAtctttttggtggtttttgcCATTCCCAAAGCACAGTTGTTATGAAGTTCCCTGCACAGTCTGTCagttccttttctgttttgtctgaaCTTCTAAGGTAGTATTTCGAAGCATATTTACTACTTTTGATTAACAGCAAGGATAAGACTCATAGTTATCTGTTTATTACCTGTTTATCTGTTATCACCCCCCATTACCTATTTATTCAATCTCATACTTTTTCAAAAAGAACtattcttttataaaatacagaCCATGAGTTACTCTTGGGATTTTGTATTGCCCTGTGTTTGTGTGGTTCAGCCTCTGTTCTGAGCTGCACCAGCAGTTCCTGGCAGCCTCTCTGttctgctctttgctctttTACTGTGTTGAGTCCCTTCCACAAATCTGCCTTGCTACTATGTTGATAcaaagtatttccttttgtccCTTTGTACAATGTTTATGGTCTTAAGTAGACTTCCTCCATGCTTCCTGCCCCAAGGCTTCTTACTTATCATATTCAtccatttcctttaaatataCAAAAGGTCAGATATTCCAAATATCTCTGTTAATGCGGAAAGGTGATTATGTAATTTCATTGCTTAAAGGAAAGAGTGTGTATTTACCATTTCACCTGATTCTACTTAATATCTACTGCTGAGTTCTCAAACCACATTTGTCAGATTTTAGAGGGATTTGTTGTCCAATTCCATCACATTTTGTGTCTCTCTTGCTGCCAAATTGTGATTTATTTGCTGAATCTGCACAACAGGATGTGTTTAATGTGACAGGCTGCAGGTGAAGTTGTTTAAGCTGTTTCATCTGTTGACAGTGACACACTCACCTAATTGAATAGATTGAGCTCTGTGATGTCTGTCTGAGCTGCCATGAATAGGATCTTTCATTGCAGTCAAAAATAGCAGGAAGAGATGCTtctgggaagagaggaaatgaaTATCAGGCTGTAAATGTGGCTGGGTTTTAAAGACTAATACCTGTTGATCATCTGTGCAAAGGGAAAAGGTTGAATCTAGGTTTTATGTGAAGTAAAGGAGGCTTTCCTAGGTCTAATGGAAAAGTGTATATATAGAAACTTCAGGCAAAAACAGTTGATTGTATTGTCATCATCAAAACTATTAATAGAGGGTGctgatatgttttttttttcagagacaaGGTACTGCTGTGCATCAGCTGTAGACAAATTGCATCCAGAGAAGCCTCAGTCAATAATAATTAGTTCAGCTGTATGTACTCTTATGTATTCTTCATTCATTAGATGGAATGCTATTTCAACATCAGAAAtttattgtggtattttttaCTAAGAGTTTTTCTAACTTGATTGTGGTTTTTGTTTCGATTTAGTAATAGTTAATAATATGATgcaggtttcttttttccttttttattttttttttttaggtgatTACAAGTGAGGAAGCAGAGAAGCGAGGCCAGCTCTATGACAACCAGGGAAATACATACTTGTTTGATTTGGACTATGACTCAGATGAATTTACAGTAGATGCAGCTCGATACGGAAATGTGTCCCACTTTGTGAACCACAGTGTAAGACCTTGTTTTGTATACTAAGGATTTGGAGAATTATCCTAATTGTGCTAGAAATGTCTTCTATTGTAAACATTTTCTTACTGTATTCATAGTTTTTCTGGAGTAATTTTCTTCATGCCAGCACAGTCCAGTTAATCAGATGATGTAATAAATAGAACAGAATACTTGACTTTACTTGGATTGAGACTACCTACAAAAATCTGGAGGAGAGATGCTACCTGGAAGTGGACACGCTATAGGACTGGAGTTTTCACTGAATCAGCTGGTTCTAGACAACCAAAATAGGGTTGGTTGATCAgggtgtgtttttttctgtgtaccTGAAATACTTAACATGTGATAGGTCCTCAATAAAATTAGCCAGGAGTCTGAGTGGCAGGAACTGATATTATTTTGTAGCTGGACAGGATGGAATGTTACTCTGAATTTCATCCTGCAAACATGgtagaggaaaaagaggaaattcctGTGCTTTCTTAGGTGTCTACAGGggagaaatacaatttttcctcCTAATCTAAACTTGCCAGAGAActcaaaagtaaattttaacAAGCAGTTTTTGTAGTGTTTTGTTCACGTTCAACTGAAATACCTAAAACAAGAAGGCTGAGCTTCATTTTGTAAGGATTTCTGaactaaaaattattatttcttactGATCCAATGTTTATGATGTATGCAGTCAGTATTCTACAAGTACAGAAAATTCATGTCTTCAGGTTTGTGAGATGATGATAGTTGTATTTCATGCAGGCTTGCCAGGAAGAAGGATGAAGAATTTTAGACACTGACAGTTGCTCTTCATTTTTGCAAATGGGAGTGAAGTGTTCTCAGTCCTTAGTGTAACATTAAATGTCTGTAATTTCACTTCTGATTCTTTGATGTGTGATATACTTTGttacagaacaaaaaagcaTGCAGAATTTGACAGTCTCAGGGACTAATGACTTCTGACACTTAATccagagaaaatgaggaagTGGTTTCTTGTTCCAGCTTAGTAACTTTCCCTCCTCCTAGCACCCAGACCATGGCAGGGAATTCAGAAGCCAAGCAGGTTTGCAGTTTACAGTAGAAATTCATTCATAGTATGAAGATGTTATCTCTGGCCTGGAAGCAATGCTTAAACATCAGTACAGAGTAGTGAGTTTGTGGGGCTTGAAACAAtaggttgttttttgttttctttcaactttAATGCTTTTTATGGGTTTTGTTGGTACATACTAGCCTCTGAATGTAGCTCTAATTATTGTCACAATTTTTGTTGTCACCTTTGACGGTGTCATTTTTTTTGTAGGTTGTTGCATTTTAGTGTAATCTGCACATTGTGCAAAGGTTGCCTTCCTGGAAGGACTTGAATCTGATCTATGAATGTTCTCCTGGAGGATTATTTCAATTTGTTGATTTCAGAAGATAACTTAATTGCAAACTTCTGGCACTGAACCCATTCTTTCTTTGCTATGACCTTGGTGTACTTAAACACTTCattgaaattaaatgttcatttttctaaagagaaaCTGCATTAATTTTTGCTTACAGTGTGATCCAAATCTTCAAGTCTTCAACGTGTTTATTGATAACCTCGACTTGCGTCTTCCTCGAATAGCGCTGTTCTCTACCCGAACCATCAAGGCTGGAGAAGAGCTCACCTTTGACTATCAGATGAAAGGTTTGCACATTTTAACATGGTTCCTGTGGGAGTTTTGGGGGGTGGGTTTTACTGCAGCCTGAATGATGGTAGCTTTTCAGCTCAGGCACAGCTTTTTATAACACAGCTCTGGCTTTCCGAACAGTCATTGCTCATGACACGTGGTGCAGAGAAGAGCACACCCAGAAACTTTTGCCAGCATCTCTTGTACATTCCCTCCCTCAGTGCTCCTAGCACATCAGGGATTGTGGCTGGATTGTCTGGTGgagcaaattattttgaagcttTGTCTCAGGAGTGCTCAAAGGAATGGTCAGGCTGCCGTTAAATAGAGGTTTCCTTTATTCAAGTTGGCATTTCAGGTAAACTACTTTCTAGGTAGTCTGCTAGTGATAGTTACTAAGATAGATACTAAGGCAGTTGtagcagctcagcagcatgaGGCACCATAGGTTTGTCTTTGAGTTCTGGTGTGTGTAGGCCTCAGTTGTCAGATGTAGGTCCTATGGAACAGctgtttcagctgggatagagttaatttcttctcagctggtacagtgctgtgttttagaTTCAGTATGAGAAAAATGTTGATAACTCACTGATGTTTTGATTGTTGCTAAGTGGTGTTTTTCTTAAGTTGAGGACTTGTGTCTCATGCTTTACCAGTGAGGAGGTGctcaaaaaaatgtaaaaaaaaaaaaaagctgggagggagcatggACAGATGAACTGgtcaaagggatattccatgcCGGAGAATGTCATGCCCAGTTCAGAGTTCAGGGATGGCCTCTGGGCATCAATGAGCCATAGCAATTGTATGTGCATCACTCATggttctctgttttttttcttttactactactactactaataataaaatcagtgtCAGCATAATCAGAATATCATaattattacaatattttactgtttaaaTTACTAAACTGTTCTTAACTTAAAAGTTTTACTTTTggttctcctccctgctccactgGGGTGGAAGTGAGGGAGTGTCTTCATGGTGTTTCATTGCCAGCTGGGCTTAAACCATGACACTGCCAAATTGATCTTGAATCTTAaaattcttcttcctctctgtttGTGACACTGGTATTGAAGGTCCTTGAAGGCCAGCTGCACTCTCAACTGATCTATATGGATATCTGGGGGGACAAAACTTGAGCCTGAGTTTTGGATTCTGATGTGTATGCCGAGTGTTATACAAGTATCTGTAACATGGGTGTAAGTGGAATCTGAGCACAGCTTCACACACAGCTCTTTGAACTGGGCTCTTAGAAGGCCTTTAGAGGCTGTTTGAATACTCAAGCATGATCTTGGTCTGTATTTTAGATCTTCCTTACTTGTGTTCATCTGTTTTGCAGGTTCAATAGATCTGACTTCAGACTCTGCTGAAGGTCTTAGCCCATCCAAAAAGAGGATCAGAACTGTCTGTAAATGTGGAGCTGTGTGTTGCAGAGGTTATCTCAATTGAGTTTGGGTATCCAAagtcacaaatattttgttctttttttaacGTGTTTTAAGAAGACTCTTCTTTCACACATATATTCAAGTATTCTTACATCTAAATAAGGATGGTGAAAACAAGGTACTGTGTTTGTAATTGAAGTGGCATTGGCCAAAGAAAGAGATTGTAGTGTTTCAAGCCAATACAAAACTGATAACGGggattaaaatgtcatttttctagAGCAGTTGTTTAGGAAGCCGTAAAATGTATGCACAGAAAACTCAAAAATGTACCTTGATTTGAATATTCCTAGAACCATAGAATAAGtcagattggaagggaccctcaaggGTCATTGTGTCCAACTCTTAGTCCTGTGCAGGACATCCCCAAGAATGTCCccacaccctgtgcctgagagcattgtccaaacacttcttgaactctgccgGGCTCGGTTCTGTGACCTGGTGcactggggagcctgttcccagtgcccagccaccctctgggtgaagaaccttttcctaatatctaatataaatCCCCTTTGGCTCAGCTTCAGGCTGTTTCCTCAAGTCCTGTCACTACTTATCAGAGTGAACAGGTCGGTACCTgcctctctgcttccccttgTGAGGATGTTGAAGAGCTCAATGaagtctcccctcagtctcatcttcttcaggctgaacagaccaagtgacctcagctgctcctcataaggTTTCCCCTCAGACCCATCACCATTCTTGTGGCCTCCTTTGGGTGCTCTCTAATGGTtcagtgtctttttctttttttacactgtggtgcccaaaactgcccccagctCTTGAGATGAggcagccccagtgcagaggagagcaggacagTCCCCTCCCTTGTCCAGCTGCcgatgctgtgcctgatgtccccaggacagggttggctctcctggctgccagggcactgctggctcctgttcatTGTCACAGACATTTGAGTGTGAGCTTTCAGCCATAAGCCTTCAGGAGCTGATTCCACTGGGATGAAGTGATGCTATGTGTTTTCTGTCCCTTGAGAAGTAAGGAGACATTTGATTTGAATTCTAAGTCTGAGTTGAcagttcttttgcttttatgttataaaaagaaaagcttgaaGATCTTAGCAATAACATTTATGGCACCAGGGTTAGGGATTAAGGAGAGCCAGTGTGTAAATAAAGGTTCACAGGAGTGCAAATTGTAAAATGTCCATGGAACTCCATGCAACGTAAGTaattgcagaaagaaaattagagagGCCAAAGGTCAATTAAAACTTAACCTGGCCACTTCTTTTAAAgatagtaaaaaatatttttgtaaatacaTTAATAGCAAAAGAAGGGGCAAGGAAAACTTCCATTCTTTATTGGACACCGTGGGGGAATATGATTACCAAAGATGAGGAAAGGGCTAAGGTAATTAACACCTTCCTTGCCTCAGGGTTCAACATTAAGACAGTTGATCTGTCCTCAGGACAACTGGCCTCCTGAGCTGTAGACAGGGATAGGGAGTAGAATTGTCCCCCTGTAATCCAGGAGGAAGCAGTTAGAGAGCTACTGAATCACTTAGATGCTCATAAGTGCATGAgaccagatgggatccatcctagggtgatgagggagctggtAGATGCCACTCCAAGCCACTCCATCATTTACCTGGAGAACAGGAGGCTCAGGGCTGACCTTATCTCTCTCTGCAACTCTGACAGGAGGGTATAGCCAGGTGAGGGTCAGTCTCCCAGCAAAACAGCAAGAAGACAAGGAGACATAGTCTCAAGCTGTGCGAGGGGTGGGGGTAGTTAGGTTGGAcatgaggaaaaatttcttcacagaatggGTGATTggacattggaatgggctgctcagAGAGGAGCATCCTGAAGGTGTTTAGAAAAgcatggatgtggcactcagtgccatggtctggttgacaaaGTGGTGTTCAGTCATAGGTTGGACATGATGATCTcaaaagccttttccagcctaattGTTTCTGTAACTGGAATTAACAGACCCCAAGTGTAGAACTTGAACTTTGTAGCTGATGTTATGTAGAAGGTTTTCAGTTGTTATGCTCTGATTTTTAGTTAGGATTCTATAGGAGGACTGCAGTTTCACAGAGCATTTGTAAATATGGAATTGTCAGAAGTAACATTCACTGCTTGTTTTCATTGCAGAAATTTGGCAGTCATGGCTGAAACAAGTTGCTGGCTACAGTTTGGAAATAGATAGCAAAAGGTTAAGGAGAGTAGCCCTTTGTCTAACAAGGCCAATGCATTGTGGAGATATGCTCTGTTATCTGTTAGAGCCCTGCAAAAGAGCCCTGGCATTAATGTATATTCACAAGTCGTTTTGATTAAATTTTTACATACTGTGTCTTTTTTTACCTAGTGACAGACTTCTAAGATACTAGGCCTGTATTTTCTGGTTGCAAAAATGTTAACTTCAGTGAAGTTAGACTAGGGGTGAGTATACCCATTTGCTGTAGACATTTGTAAGATGTTCTTGAATGTAAAGGCTGAGAAATATGCTGATCTTCAGCTGCCTGagtcatcttttcttttttcctgatcaTCTTAAAGTTGTCTCAATCTATTCATAACATAGGCTAAGTTTTGCTTGGCTTCAGAACCACTGAAGAGCAGTTGAGGTGGGTGATGAGTGGATTTACAGCCAAGGTCCGTGCTCTTGTGATGATCCATGTGCTTTTTTCTCATGGATTCAAAGCTCGTGAAACATGCAGATTGCTTACCAGTCATGTAAATGTTGACAGGGTCAGGCAGAGTAATGTTGCTCCATAAATGGATGCTCCATGGCTGGATGCTGGCTATGTATCATAGATCAGCTAGTTACCTTTATAAGGTGCACAGCTGTTGGCTCAGGTGAATGAAGTCAAGTACCCAGCATGTAACTGTTTACTTAATTTGTTAGAAAATGCCTTAAATTTCATGTTAATTACTAGCACTTCAAAATGAGCATTTCGAGGTTGTTCCTTAAGAAGCACAGTTGCATTTGTACTGAAGATCTGGCTCTTTCATaacaaatgacattttatatGCTACTAGCCAGAATCAGTTTTACACTTTTGGTGAAGAGCATGGGCCACTGGAAATGCTGTGTGAATTTTGTAATCTACAATACAGAGATACATGTTGAAACAGAGACTTTATATTCTTTAAGGAATAGGAGAAAGTTTGCTTAGATTTAAAAGTATTTGATGTGATCAGGCTCACCTGTATCCACAGTTGATATATGCTGAATCTTGTCAGTTTTTAACATGCCATATctctaatgatttttttttattatttaaagttTTAAGTGGAATGTGGAGCTTTAATGTCAGCAAACTCTAGATGATCATGCATCATTTGGAGTCATTAGTACTTTCTCTTGCATGTAGCTCAAATGAGCAGTGCATTCCGTGTGGATGGAATCTGCAGTCTCCAGCTCCTTaatctgctgcagcctgtgctgtccctgcaggatggagcagctgcagcaagagaTGGATTCCTTCCTCCAGCCTTGCCTGGCCCCAGGCTCTGTCTCTCCCCATGCCCAGTTTG encodes:
- the SUV39H2 gene encoding histone-lysine N-methyltransferase SUV39H2; this encodes MEGWRGAWYVPCLASLETLQELCRKENLTCKSIGITNRSLKSYEVEYLCDYKVEEGKAYYLVKWKGWPESSNTWEPQKHLNCPLLIQNFLRDKNEYLSRGREGKAMKVRNHVKTLKPAIADYIVKKAKQRIALQRWKEELNRKKNHKAMILVENTVDLEGPPVDFYYINEYKPAPGINVLNGITTGCECADCPAEKCCPKEAGFILAYNKRKKLKIQPGLPIYECNSYCRCGPDCPNRIVQKGTPYSLCIFRTNNGRGWGVKTLQRIKTNSFVMEYVGEVITSEEAEKRGQLYDNQGNTYLFDLDYDSDEFTVDAARYGNVSHFVNHSCDPNLQVFNVFIDNLDLRLPRIALFSTRTIKAGEELTFDYQMKGSIDLTSDSAEGLSPSKKRIRTVCKCGAVCCRGYLN